The genomic stretch ATCATAGGAGTTCGTAAAGGAGGGACAAGGGCTTTGCTGGAAATGTTGGATATTCATCCTAATATTGTGGTGGCAGCTACAGAAGTCCACTTCTTTGACTGGGATGAAAATTATGTGAAAGGAATAGACTGGTATAGAAGTCTGATGCCATTTTCTTATGGAAATCAAATTACAATTGAGAAAACACCAGGCTATTTTACATCACCACAGGCTCCAGGAAGAATTCATGACATGAATAGCTCCATTAAACTGCTGCTTATTCTAAGAGATCCCACTGAGAGAGTTATATCTGACTATACCCAAGTATATTACAACAGAGTAGAAAGCCACAAGCCTGTTCAGCTTTTTGAAGATATTGTTATTAAGAATGGAGCACTTAATACCAAATACAAAGCTATTCAGAGAAGTCTATATGATGTTCATATGGAAAAGTGGCTTAAGCATTTCAGTTTGGATCAAATTCACATAGTGGATGGCAATACTTTAATCAAAGACCCTCTTCCTGAATTACAGAAAGTTGAAAGATTTCTAAATCTTCCTTCCAGAATTATGtcttctaatttttattttaaccaaACCAAGGGATTCTACTGCATAAGAAGTGACGGAAGGGAGAGATGTTTACATGAATCCAAAGGGCGTCCCCATCCTCTTGTTAACAACACTGTTTTAGAGCAACTGTATTCTTACTTCAGAGAGCACAATGCAAAATTTTACAGGATGGTTAATCATTCCTTTGACTGGCATTAATGCATCTGGAAtcaatgtttcttttaaagggCCGACAACAAACTGTTTCAAACGTATCTTTCTAAACTGCAGAGATTCGTACTATGAGAACATACTGGTACTTTGCTTCATGGGAAAAACATTAACTCATTAAAATAGTACCCTTTAGTCTGGGGAAGCAGAAGTACACATTTGTACAATTAGTGTGAGTCACAGTCTGACCATCATCTTTTCATCATGCAAATACATTGACTACAGTACTTCTTTCAGACACGCATCTATTACAAAATTTGTGCTGTATTGGAATAATGACTACTTCTAACcatgtaaaaatgtaaatatttgaaatggTATTATTCTGttatgtattttttgttcttaGTATTTTTTATATCGCGCACAATTGATAGAGGTGTTGATTTCTAGAATTTTTCATACAGTAAATGAAGTTGTATGTTGAAACAGGGGTATACATAGTGGCTCCAATAAATAATTCATCCCCTGTTAATGTTGAATTAATCaattaataataaaaggaaTCTACTTCACCTGTGATTTTGTATAGGTGAAGTAGAAGCTCCCTGTATGTAGATCATTATTATTAAACTACACTCTTATTATCTtggatttggaaaaataaataaataaataaataaataaatctccaAACAAAGTAAGACTATGAGCTCTGTGAAGAAGTTTAAGGTGAGAGTTCTGaatgtaaagaaattaaaatatcaaCTTACACTGTTATTctgtacacaaaaaaaaaaataaataacagcaaaaatgcaAAACCATTATTTATATTAGGAACAATGCAAATATTTGATTATAAAAATTATCTTGCTTTGTTCTTGAATGGAAAAGCTTCTCATTAGTACTACCATATGGATCACGTTTGTATTCTGTTGTTATTCTGTTGTTCTGGCTTTCGTTTACACATCTCCATCGGCACACTGATTCttgctaacaaaaaaaaaaattgcttgccCTCCACAGCGtggagtatttttattttgtcatttctaATGCAGACCATGGGATGCTCTCATAGTTAAAATAGTATCTTGTTATGCTGTATATCTCAGACACCATATTCCATATGCTAGGTATGACATACTTtgattatatataaaaaacatcTATCTATGCTCCTGCATTAGgaattttttacttgttttgtttGATGGTATTGTACTTGTGTTCTCCATTTtcatataaacattttattataTGTCAATACCAAAGAAGATCAACTTGAAACGTTAAATATGGTGCCAGATAGAATTACAGCTACAGATATGCTTGTTTGACATTGTACCTTGCAATCCAGAAACTCTGGTGCACCCCTTTAGTAGAACATTCATTAGGTGCATTCTTCTTCATGCTTCTCAGAACACTGGTGAGTTCTAGTTGTGTGGGCACACTCTGATCCTCACAGCATCAAGCTCTGCTCAACACTGCTGAAGATCCTGGATCTGTGTCCTGTCTAAGCCACTATTCAGCCTATAGGAGCAGATGTTTCTAAAATGGGATTCAGTCTTCCGCTTCACAAGCTAGAAGGTATGTATTGCAGAGCTAATTTTAAGGCTCCTAATACTTTATGAGGGGGCAACATATATGCTAGGCTGGTATAGCAGCATTTCACTGAAGCTGAACAGAATCAAACACAGCCAGATTATGTGGAAATAAGCTTCATATAATATTCCCTcaataaatagaaaacattgAAAATAGTATAATAAATCTTATTCTTGATCTCTTCTACTACTTGTATGTatacagatgaaagaaaattatatgtGTCATTAGCATATAATTAACCTCTGATATAATCTTTCTTAAGTATGCTATTACTACATCTCTGATTTCTTCTGGCCTAAATTGTTATTTActttttccaccttttctgAGAATTCTGAATCATTGGTCAGATCTGGACACTAATCAGAAGTATAAAGTTGATCTGAATCGGGTGTGGCAATACAAATTCGTTTCTTTCAAATTAGCCAAAGAAGAGGATGTTTATGCTGGTCTTAAACGATTTCTACAAGGACATTAGATAGGGAAACTGTAGTTAATTAGTGGTGTAGTCTACCAATGCCTTCTTTGTCATTTGTCAAGTAAAAACCTGTCCCAGAAAAATTCTGAACTCTGAATCAGTAGGGTGATTTTACGTTGAACTAACACTTCATGTTTTGTGAGCACAACACTTTTAGCTCGTAACAGAAGCCCCAAATCCAAATTCACTATATTGTTTAGCACAGCCTGTTCTTTCTGACGGGTGCAACCTCAGTGATGAATGAAACTCATTCCAGTCCACTAATTTCAGAAATATAGTATTGAAGGTACAATACCTTCAACATACCAACAGTGTATATCATACATTgtagtttttcatttttctttcagcattgctttctgtttcttacacATTCtacttgttttgcttcttttcaatGATGAGTCAAATAGTATTGAGTAAGAATaaggttcttttctttttgagggcttttggtggtttgggggggttttttgtttgtgggtttgttttgggttttggttttttggggttggttttttttttttggtttttttttttttttttttttttgcaagaacCTAATTTGGAAACAATGTGTGCTTTAACAAAGGTTTCAGGTAGTTTGCCAGTAATTGAAGAGTTCACGTCTGTATGTCACATTCAATTTCACAggcttccaagaaaaaaaaaaataattctaatgtctttctgtatttgtgcttgcAGGCATcaagtctttctttttcttctctgaagtttACAGCAAATCTTTAGATGAGTTGAATGCAGGAATAGTGGTTGACAGAAGCTGCATGCATCTTTGAAAGTGCAGATCCCTTTCTGGAGTTTACATTTCAAGGACAGCTGATCTGTATAGATCAGTGATGCATATATCTACTTGATTTGTTAGCACTCTTCATTCCTACTCAGCATTTCTGGGAAGGACAGAGTTGATGGAATTAATTCAATGATCACTTTAGAGTTTACTAAtaccagaagaaataaattatgtcTAGTATAATATGAGTGAGAAGTTGGTTGTTTAGGTTTGGTTTTACATAAATCAAGACACTCATctgaagttttgttttggtgaatGGTATAAAACCTCAGCCTCTGCATTACAGAATTCAATAAACATATCAGACTATAACATTACAAACTGTTTCGATCAGTTTCTGATTTTGTGGTCTGAAAAGTTTATCTCATGAAGGCTGCCTGACCTTCTTCATTCTTCTTGTCTTCAAGATAACACTCCTTCCCTCATCCTCAGGAGGGGGatcagatcatagaatcatagaatagatcaACTTAAAGCAGATCCACTGAGCCATACTTCAGTAATacagtaataaaataataaactaaTATATAGTAATATCAATATagtaatatataatatataatatataatattatagtATATAATATAGtattataaatacataaatatagtatatatactatatataattttatagtATCTATAATATAGTATagtaatataataataaaaagcactCAATTTTTGGCACTTGGAATTGAAAAGTTGTAAGATTTTTGAAAGAACTGGAGGCTCACAATCAGTTTAAAGGTGTTATTAACAAGACAGATCTCAATCTAAGAAATTACAGATATCTCATAGGATACATATGATATGATTTCACAATTGATTGCAAACCATAAACTACTCTTCTCCAAATTGGTCATTGAAGGACTTTCATTTCATTATCTGATACTCAAGGGGTGTTTGCAGAAATAAATTTCATGTGGGAGGGTTGCTTAAAAAGATCATGCAGTTGTTTCAGAGGGGTTTGGGATCATCTGAAACAGATGATACAGTCACATGTGTAAGACTACTGCAGAATATATGATGATTTGAGCAGCTCTTTGATGTTGTTTTGCATTCCACAAATATTAAACCTTCACTTGAAACactgttcctttcctttttcagttaaaatgctGTAGTTATGGTTGCTTTGATCTAATATCACCAAGAATTAACAATATCAAACAAATAGAGCTGTAACTGTATCAGCTTAGCCTTTGCCACAGTAAGAAGCTCACTCACACTTAATACTTATTTAATATTAGCATTTTTTTATACAGACTACATATATTACCTAAAGTACACAAAGGAAAAGTGTTGGGAAGCTGAAGAGGTAGGGGTTTGAACAAAAAAGCTCTTAGCACttaatgggaagaaaacaaaaaagttccTCTACTGCAGTCACCCTCATCATTTTACCACCAGAGGGTTGGACTTCTTCATTGTGTCTTCTGTATCTAACTGCTCAGAGGCCCTGGGCTGGCTTCTGGTCTTTTTATTCATAGCTTAGCCTTGACAGAGCATTTACAGTTCCTCTTAAAGAATACATGTGAAAGCAGAGACATTTTTGGAATATCCATATGCAATATGATAGAGAAGTTTACAGAGGGTATACACTTAGTGTACTTCATTGTATGCTGCTACCCAACATCAACTCTTTCCATTGTATCCTTTTGATTCAAAGCCAATAGATAATCCTATGAAATGCATTGAAGAAAGATTAGATTGACTAGTGCAGGAAACTGCATCTGCATACAGAGTTTTCAGTCTTCATGCACATTTCAAAAGCGCATCaaaaaagaacttttaaaaTTGGGTTGTTTCCAGCAAGTTTGACTGCTTATTCCCTTTGCTAATTTAGATGCTTCTTTCACTAGCTGGACAAAAATTTTAATATTGTGATTATCCCCATAAGGACTTGTgtggtacaaaaaaaaaaaaaaaaagttattattttgctttatagaatcacagttaaaaaaaccaaaccgcAATACCTTGATTCATAGATTCATAGTAAGAGTAGCACAATAACAATATCACAATAATATTTGCTTGcatagaaagaaatatttaaattatttaagtaaAGATTATGCTTTTGTAAACTTTTATTTCCTATACTTGTGGATTTGATTCTTCATTTCCTTCAAAAATTTGAAATCTATTGTAGAAATGAACAAACACATTGGAATGAAAATCAGTAATAATTTGCCTAGCACAGTAATCATTGCCAGTAGTTAACAGCCAATATTTCGTTACTGGCCAAATAATTTCACTTCAATTATTTCAATGTGACTTGCTAAACTGTTTTGCAAGTTTGTGAAACAAATTTAAAAGTTAGAGCCAACAGTGGATAAAAAGACTCTGCAGTATCATCCTGTGATTGTAGAGGAATTGCCATGTCTTTAAGGTTAATTAACAGTGAAATAAGCTTACCTCAATTCCTGAAAAATTTTGGAATCCAAAATGCTAAAGGAACTGCAAAGTATAAATTACTAGTTAAAGCTGAATCCACTACTTCAGGAAAATACAACAGATTAAAACAGACTGATATAAATCATACTTTGCTGGTTAAATAGATGTGATGTAAAATGCACAGTATCTTGTGTATTAGCCCATGTAACAAGTACTATGAAGTCTATTTTCTGATGCAAAATGGTCTTAAACTTATacattttatgttcttttagTTCCATGACAAAAATCCCTCAGTatgtgtttaaagaaaaacatcttaatGTAAAGCCTTTACAgcgcattttttttttctctcaaaggacatttctctggttttgtattgttttctcTGAGATAAAAAGGTGGTTTGAGTCACATTGCAATAAATGCAGAGTTAACcataacagaattaaaaatattacttctgTTTATTACAGTTCTCAGTGAAGAACCTTTTTAGGGTTCTTCCCTTTTTATGTAGGGACATAATAGtttaacaatctctttgtattttctctctcttcattAGCTAACACAACTAAGTTTTAGTTTTTCTTATTTGGAAGAATGTTACTCTAACCTCTTTGCAGTATTACCCAAAAGCACAGACTTGCAGATTGAAGTTAAATGGCAGTAATAAAAGGGAAGGATAGGTAATTAAGAATCCATTCCCTTTGCCACTCAGACTGGCTaagattttcttattttttaactcttttgaTGTGAACATTTTGATCCATTATAAACTTTCTATCAGGATACATCTAGGATGTATCAGCCAAACTTGCAATAGGAGAAAATAAGGTGAGTGAAACTAGATGCACTCAAACCTAAGCTGAAAGCTCTTTTCTGCTAAATATTTGCTGACATAATATGGCACAgttacaaattaaaattatggtTGGCCTGATAAGACAATGCACAGGACTAAGTCACATATTACTAGATGGATTTATCTAGGTATTCTACATGCCTGAATTAATTTTACAATCATTAGGCTATTAGGGGCATACATGAATatacattttcaaaacactgtATTACACCTTATTagagaatattaaaatactgtAGGAAAGGTTGAATATATTATGTCTGTCCCTGtgtgaaatgctgctgtgctACTAAGGCAAATTGGATGGGAAATAACAATTCTCTAAACTAAGTGTTGGGCATTTTAAAATTCCTTATGAATAACTTGCAGCACTAGATGTagcaggtttggttttgatttgacAAGGACTGTCAGCCTAGAAAAATGCTATGCAACTGTCATGAGAAGATTGAAGATACCTTTTCTGTACTGTGCCGAGACACAAATCTACAACTCAAGACAAGTGACACAGATGGAAAACTGTAAACTGCAGGGGGTGCATTGCTGCCTTGAGTGAAGAAGGATTAAAGGCTCATAAACAACATATGCTATAGTTACACAAGCACGCACCATACACAGCTTGCACAATACACTCAatctaaaccaaaaccaagcagaatCTACAGCTGTGCACTGAAGTGATCCTGTTGAAGGCATACTGAACCAGGGGCAACAGTTTCTGTATGAGCTATCTGTAACCTATTGTTTGTTGTATTAATAAACTGGTCTGTTTAGGCCATGCACTGGGCATCTTCTGTGAGTTAGCATCATATACTGCTCTTAATATTTTCACCTTGCAAACAATGAGTGCTTTATTCTCAGATTCCAAGTGAGCTTCATCAATTATTCGCCAGGCAGCCCACACTGATGTGATTTAAGTTCTTGCGTACATAggacaaaattaataaaacagatAGATGAACAGATTCTCTGGGGAAAAATGACTAACGGGTCAGATACTTAGGGCCTGTTTATGTACAGTAAGCATGACAGAACAGGGTTCAAGTAAACCGTCTTTcatacttttcaaaataaactttttggatgttttaatttccttggGGAAATGAAATGTAGAGGGGAAAGCCTCCTCTACATTGTTTAATAAAAACCTTGCCATTTTAAGATTCATATTCacacaagaaattaaaatattttggtttcagTGTCTTAAATCACAGATTACTGTTCAGAAGTTACTACATTTTTATCACCATTAGAaaactgttcattttctttttacttcttttatgCCTTGTGTCACACTCCCCCACCTCTCACCTGAAAAAGTGTTCTCACAGGATATACCTCTTTTGCCAGCTGCTTTCAATGTGATATGCGCAGAGTTCACAATGTTAATCATTTGCATTAAAAGTACAATCATTGGGTAGGGTGATATCTAAGTCTTACATTTCTACATAAGTGAAAAAAATGGCATACGAAATAGAACTGTGGTCACTTAAATGGGTAACTGCTGAATCATACTGAGAATTGTGCGCTCCAGATTATATATAAAGAGATCAGGGCTGTTTCAGCCATCCAAGTGACTGCTTGCATCATCTTATGTGCATTTGGAAACAGCGGTTTCTCTCTGCCATCAAACACACATTGAGGATTCAATCTGAGAAAAagttttcttccagttcttAGGCCGGGTGGAAATGAGTGGTTAcgtgccttttttccccctcaaagTACCCACAGGACAGACTTTTACTGAACTAcagtatgtatttttaacagcAAACTACCTTTGGAAGCCCCGTTTCATTTCTTTCACTAGGTGCTGGGCCATATTTGTCCAAACCCACAATTGTTGCAGATGGTAATTATTCTGGATAAACACAGACACCCAGGAAACTATGAATAAAATATACTAATCCAGCTTTCTGTAGCTACTAGGTACAATGAGCCAGAAAATACAGGAGCTTGTTATCTTGTTAGGGTCCTTTGTCCATGAATCCTCTTTATCAAATAAATATCGGGTACAGTTATATAAGCTCATATGACTCCCTATCCTGATCATCTGTATATCATTATCAAAGGGAACAGGATTATGTTACCTCACTTTAATACTAAAGCCCATGATGCTTATTTCACATAAATGCAACTTCACTGCCAGACACCTACTAtctttgggggtttattttttctctatctATAAATTCTTGtctgtggtttttttcatttactaTTGGATTCTGGCTTTTCTCTACTGTAGAATAAATAGTTTTCCTCTTAAATTGAgctttcctaaaaaaaaaaaaaaaaattacacaaaaaaaacgcaacaacaccccccccccccaaaaaacaaaaaaaaaaaccaaaaaacaaaaaaaaaaaagcccaaacctaTGGCTTTCAAAAATATAACTTGTCTCTGTGCTATGTCAGTGAATCAGATTAAAACTTCAAAGCAATTAAGAAAAAGTAGTTAACCCTAACACACATAGCAAACATAATGATTGAGgatgtttttttgggggggaaaggaaaaaaaaatcacttcccCTAAAAACAAAAAACGATAAAAGCATTTGGATTCATGTGCTCCAAAAATGTTGCTCTGACTTCATTCAGTTACAATGACTGCAGTAAAACTAATTTGTAGTTACAGAATGCTACTTTAGTCTTAGATGGCTGATAAGCCAAATGAAATAACTGCGTTTTCTGAAACATAAGTACTCTTATCAATACACAAATTAAACATTTGATAGTAATGATAATATAGAAGCTATTTCTGTCTTAATTTgatttttcctgcagaaattcTAGTCAGAGAGTTAGTCAATGACAAGCAATAAACTGCAAGGAGAGAGGCGGAGGGGAAATTCCTTTATATGCATCATTGGCCTCATTCTGTCAACATATCACCCAGATAGCTGGATACACACAGAGATGCATTCTGGCAATGCTAGGAAGGGACCTGCATTTCCTGCTGTCTGTTTCAACTTATTAGTAATAGGATGATGCTTCTGGCAcatctaaaataaattaatattctaTTAATTCAATTCAAAAAGGGGTCAGGAAGATACACTGCAGATTTCTTCAGTGCAAATTTGAGACcaatatcttttaaaaagagTACCAAAGTACCCCAATGTGTAATTGCCTAAAGATGAACCAAATGACAGAATATATTCCAACACTTTCCAACATGCCTTCAGTGCAGATTAAGACACCAgttcataaaataaatataaatatagtaTTTTCAATGCTAACAGTAACACAAAGAAATTATTCTAAATAGTTTTGGTTTACTTTAGAAAGAATTTTATCTGAACTGACAAAAGACTTTTATTATTGCTGATTTGAAGTTGTGTTCACTGATGAACATTGAGGTCTTTTTGAATATCAAAGAATGACCGtgcagcagtatttttttaaagtggtaATAGGCTTGGCAGGAACAACTGACAAACTTTACATAATTGACTTAAGTGTAGTACTGACTGAAAATATTTGCAGGACTATATCTAAGTAACTTACACATAGTATAAAACAATGCCAAAAATAAGAGTAACAGAAAAGTCTGAATAAACATTTTAGCATTTACAGTACCTTATTGATAGGaagataaaataaacaaataggAGACTAGATCTATAGCTTTTGACCAGAAACACACTCCTACTTGTAAGACATAACACTTGAGCTAAGGCTGCGGATCCAGACCATTGATTTGATTGTGCTGTATTCTGATATTTTGTTCACAATAGCTGTGTCTTCAATAGGACCTCAGATACAGTTATATCCTACTCAAGATGAGAAAACCTGTCAGGATTTCACTGGATGTGAAGATGAATTTGGATCATCTTGTAGTCATGACAGGCAGCTGAAATATAAGTAGACCAATGAAGATACCTTTAGCAAAAAAGTCTGAGCACATTTAGTAGCTTGCCCTTTGTACATTTTACAAGTGAAAACCATAAAAATCTTATTTGAAGTGTTTAGTATCTtatgatttaaaataaacaaacataatAGCCCCTCAAAGATTCCCAGAAACACTGGGCAGTAAGCTGAAAACCTGTAATAATTTCTCATCAGCAATGTTCAAGGCAAAGAGTGCTTACTCTTTAATAAGGTTAGAAAATGTCCAGTCTTTCTTGCTTAGTCTGCTACTTTAAATCATAACTACTAAGAGTGGAGTAACTACAACTAAAAGCATTGTTGCACAAAGCTTTCCAGTCATAGTTGGAAAGCATGATTTTAAATACACTATAAATTTGTGACACGTTTTAGCTCTGGAGGAAAAGTACTCCAGAGGAAAAGACTGTACACACTCAGCTCATTCCATTTCAGAAAGCCCTCAGGCCCAAAATCTCTCTCTCCTAACCGTCAAGATTGAAGTAGAGTACAGGGCATCAGAAGCTCAAAAATGCACTTGGGATGCAATCCTCTTGGGACATTAAATATTAACATGAAAAATCTTAAACCTTGGGCTACCAGGCAGCTGATACAGATAGCAAAACATTGTGAAGAGTCACGCTCCTTTCTGCTAATCTCTCCTTGCAACAAGAACACACAACTACTTAGTGAATCAGCTGCAGGCAACAGATCATTTATGCAAGTTGCCCAATATACTGCATGTATTTCTTTAATCTGTCTGCCATTTCACAAAGATACGCATCAGGATTATCATCAGGGGATTCAAACAGAGCTTGATCTCATTTTCCTCGCAATAAAGTTAACAGTCCCTTCAGGTCCTTGAATTACAGCCTCTGGTCAATAACAGCATGTAGACTGCGCAacctgctgccctgcaggaaTGGTACCTCATCACAATTCAAAAGGCCTAGGGAAATAACACTTTCTTCAGACCTCCTGCCTGAACCAATCATGATAAGTTAAAACTGCAGGGAGTCTGTCTTGGCTAATCTCACCTTTATCACGTAATTCAATCATATAAATGGAAAACAGTTGCATGTCTTCCTTGGTTGCAACTGGATATAGATTACACTAATGATAACTCAGGCCATCTTGCCCTCAAACTCCTGATAAGACAGATTGCCCTTTACACATAAGTATAGGAACCAAACCAGGCCCTTGTGAGACACAATGCTAggcaaaaataagcaaaaaattaGCTAGGTTCAAAAGTATGCTGACACCATCTGCTATCCCAGgtggcttaaaaaaataagccagtcccaaagaaatgcaagaactaaaagaaaaatcaccaaTTACTTTATACTCTTCAGTTTGATTTTACTCCCATATTTAAGCTTTCAGGGTGTTCTAGCTTCATATATccacacttttctttctctacaaCCAGAAAAGATGGGCATTTCtttaattgaagaaaaaaaaaagaaaaaaaaatggcaagatACTTACACTAATATATTTAACATATTCACATATTTACAATAGCTGaaactttggggaaaaaaaggacaaagacCTGGAATTGCCTTGATGCTTGAACTTCAAATGTGGGAGCTGGTGAAGTTGAAGGAAGATTCATCACACGCTTCCTTTCTAGATGATTAGCTGGAGAACTATCTAGATCTGCAGTATCAGAGAGGAGATGATGCAAAAAGGTGATAAGGTAAACTGTTATGAATCATAGGGGCCAATCTCTACTCATCAGATCCTCATTTAATTTTACGCTAAATGGCACCATTCAAAGCCAGATTCTTCTGCTAATTTAATATGAATTTGACTCATGGTAAGAACTTGTAACATTTAGACCAAACTCTATGAACACCCACTTTTTTTAA from Lathamus discolor isolate bLatDis1 chromosome 3, bLatDis1.hap1, whole genome shotgun sequence encodes the following:
- the LOC136011277 gene encoding heparan sulfate glucosamine 3-O-sulfotransferase 1-like isoform X1, with product MGVAAMKWNKIGTRRGIGIPDASETCCVFTTGSTNQLEKGLTYSFISQAYHYLELTIPLHMAFLLVSAYLLLTHAQGAPVENGALLETLKSQVGLFSNKSEHYLAQVRPPGTSRQIPQTIIIGVRKGGTRALLEMLDIHPNIVVAATEVHFFDWDENYVKGIDWYRSLMPFSYGNQITIEKTPGYFTSPQAPGRIHDMNSSIKLLLILRDPTERVISDYTQVYYNRVESHKPVQLFEDIVIKNGALNTKYKAIQRSLYDVHMEKWLKHFSLDQIHIVDGNTLIKDPLPELQKVERFLNLPSRIMSSNFYFNQTKGFYCIRSDGRERCLHESKGRPHPLVNNTVLEQLYSYFREHNAKFYRMVNHSFDWH
- the LOC136011277 gene encoding heparan sulfate glucosamine 3-O-sulfotransferase 1-like isoform X2, with protein sequence MAFLLVSAYLLLTHAQGAPVENGALLETLKSQVGLFSNKSEHYLAQVRPPGTSRQIPQTIIIGVRKGGTRALLEMLDIHPNIVVAATEVHFFDWDENYVKGIDWYRSLMPFSYGNQITIEKTPGYFTSPQAPGRIHDMNSSIKLLLILRDPTERVISDYTQVYYNRVESHKPVQLFEDIVIKNGALNTKYKAIQRSLYDVHMEKWLKHFSLDQIHIVDGNTLIKDPLPELQKVERFLNLPSRIMSSNFYFNQTKGFYCIRSDGRERCLHESKGRPHPLVNNTVLEQLYSYFREHNAKFYRMVNHSFDWH